A portion of the Phyllopteryx taeniolatus isolate TA_2022b chromosome 15, UOR_Ptae_1.2, whole genome shotgun sequence genome contains these proteins:
- the hook3 gene encoding protein Hook homolog 3 isoform X2, with protein sequence MSTSGSLDRLELCESLLTWVQTFGVEAQCKTVEDMTSGVVMAQVLQKIDEVYFNDSWISRIKPDVGDNWRLKVSNLKKILKGVLDYNQEILGQHINDFTLPDISLIGEHSDPAELGRMLQLILGCAVNCEQKQEYIQTIMMMEESVQHVVMTAIQELMSKETPVTGGNDSYVDLDRQLKKSVEELNEALATKEEISQRCRELDMQALHVQEERDRLRLEFNELEERVAALQEEKSSLLAENQVLMERLNQSDSIEDINSPAGRRHLQLQTQLEQLQEETFRLEASKDDYRIRCEELEKELLDVRSQNEELTSLADEAQSLKDEMDVLRHSSDKVSKLEGTVEHYKKKLEDMGLLRRQSKLLEEKNTVLMETNISLEEELRKANATKGQLETYKRQVVELQNRLSEESKKADKMEFEYKRVKEKVDSLQKEKDRMRTERDSLKETIEELHCVQAQEGQLTSGLLPLTSADGSDSLAAEITTPEIREHLIRLQHENKMLKLAQEGSDNEKIALLQSLLEDSNRRKSELETENRLTNQRLMEEQSQIEELQKNLQEQGSKADDSSIMKKKYREHMDKLQKVNNELLKKNAFIDEMEPKYAASSQRVDELEEALKKKDDEMKQMEERYKKYLEKAKSVIRTLDPKQNQGSGPEVQALKNQLQEKERMLHSLEKEMDKTKSQRDYEEKLIVSAWYNMGMTFQKKAAEDRLANTGSSQSFLARQRQATSSRRSYPGHVQPATARSVR encoded by the exons ATGTCTACATCTGGGTCTTTGGATCGATTGGAACTATGTGAAAGCCTTCTGACATGG gtTCAAACATTCGGTGTTGAGGCTCAATGCAAGACTGTAGAGGACATGACGAGTGGTGTCGTCATGGCTCAGGTGCTACAGAAAAT AGacgaagtgtatttcaatgatTCATGGATTAGTCGAATCAAGCCAGATGTGGGGGACAACTGGAGGTTAAAG GTCAGCAATCTAAAGAAAATTCTCAAAGGTGTCCTAGATTATAACCAGGAG ATTCTCGGCCAACATATAAACGACTTTACGCTACCTGACATCAGTCTCATCGGAGAACACTCTGACCCTGCAGAACTTGGGAGGATGCTTCAACTCATTTTAGGCTGCGCTGTCAACTGTGAACAGAAGCAAG AATATATACAAACCATTATGATGATGGAGGAATCAGTCCAGCATGTCGTCATGACAGCCATCCAAGAG CTGATGAGTAAAGAGACTCCAGTGACAGGAGGGAATGACTCCTATGTGGATCTAGACAGACAG TTGAAAAAGTCTGTTGAGGAGCTGAATGAAGCTTTGGCTACAAAGGAGGAGATCTCCCAGAGGTGTCGTGAGCTTGATATGCAG GCCCTCCATGTCCAAGAGGAGCGCGATAGACTGAGGTTAGAGTTTAATGAGCTAGAAGAGAGG GTCGCAGCCTTGCAGGAGGAAAAGAGCAGTTTGCTAGCAGAAAACCAGGTTTTAATGGAGAGACTCAACCAGTCGGACTCCATTGAGGATATAAACAGCCCGGCTGGCCGCAGACACCTCCAGCTACAGACACAACTGGAGCAGCTCCAGGAAGAAACATTCAG GTTGGAAGCATCAAAAGACGACTACCGGATCCGTTGTGAGGAGCTTGAAAAAGAACTCTTGGATGTAAGGTCACAGAATGAAGAGCTCACATCTCTGGCTGATGAAGCCCAGTCGCTCAAGGATGAGATGGATGTGCTCAG GCATTCATCAGACAAGGTGTCAAAGCTAGAGGGCACAGTAGAACACTACAAGAAGAAACTTGAGGACATGGGACTTCTCAGGAGACAG AGTAAACTTTTGGAAGAAAAGAACACAGTTTTAATGGAGACCAACATCAGTTTAGAAGAAGAGCTTCGAAAGGCTAATGCTACCAAGGGCCAGCTAGAGACATACAAGAGACAG GTGGTCGAGCTTCAGAACAGACTGTCGGAAGAATCAAAAAAGGCAGACAAGATGGAGTTTGAGTACAAACGCGTCAAAGAGAAAGTAGACTCtctacagaaagaaaaagat CGTATGCGAACGGAGAGAGACTCTTTGAAGGAGACTATtgaggagctacattgtgtccaAGCTCAAGAGGGACAGCTTACATCAG GTCTTCTCCCACTAACAAGCGCTGATGGCTCTGATTCGTTGGCGGCTGAGATCACGACGCCAGAGATTCG GGAGCATTTAATTCGCCTTCAGCATGAGAACAAAATGCTGAAGCTGGCTCAAGAGGGTTCGGATAACGAGAAAATTGCACTGCTACAGAGTCTGCTGGAAGACTCCAATAGAAGGAAAAGTGAACTGGAGACGGAAAACAG GTTAACCAACCAGCGCTTGATGGAGGAACAGAGTCAGATAGAAGAGCTACAGAAAAATCTGCAAGAACAAGGCTCTAAAGCAGATGAT TCCTCCATTATGAAGAAGAAATACAGGGAGCACAT GGATAAATTACAAAAGGTGAACAATGAGTTACTCAAGAAAAATGCCTTCATTGATGAGATGGAGCCCAAATATGCTGCCAGCT CTCAACGAGTGGATGAACTGGAGGAGGCTTTGAAAAAGAAGGATGACGAGATGAAACAGATGGAGGAGCGATATAAGAAATACCTCGAGAAAGCCAAGAGc GTGATTCGTACCCTGGATCCTAAGCAGAACCAAGGCTCGGGTCCGGAAGTTCAGGCGTTGAAGAACCAGCTGCAGGAGAAAGAACGGATGTTGCACTCGTTGGAG AAAGAGATGGATAAGACAAAGAGCCAGCGGGACTACGAGGAGAAACTGATTGTCTCGGCCTGGTACAATATG
- the hook3 gene encoding protein Hook homolog 3 isoform X1 has product MSTSGSLDRLELCESLLTWVQTFGVEAQCKTVEDMTSGVVMAQVLQKIDEVYFNDSWISRIKPDVGDNWRLKVSNLKKILKGVLDYNQEILGQHINDFTLPDISLIGEHSDPAELGRMLQLILGCAVNCEQKQEYIQTIMMMEESVQHVVMTAIQELMSKETPVTGGNDSYVDLDRQLKKSVEELNEALATKEEISQRCRELDMQALHVQEERDRLRLEFNELEERVAALQEEKSSLLAENQVLMERLNQSDSIEDINSPAGRRHLQLQTQLEQLQEETFRLEASKDDYRIRCEELEKELLDVRSQNEELTSLADEAQSLKDEMDVLRHSSDKVSKLEGTVEHYKKKLEDMGLLRRQSKLLEEKNTVLMETNISLEEELRKANATKGQLETYKRQVVELQNRLSEESKKADKMEFEYKRVKEKVDSLQKEKDRMRTERDSLKETIEELHCVQAQEGQLTSGLLPLTSADGSDSLAAEITTPEIREHLIRLQHENKMLKLAQEGSDNEKIALLQSLLEDSNRRKSELETENRLTNQRLMEEQSQIEELQKNLQEQGSKADDSSIMKKKYREHMDKLQKVNNELLKKNAFIDEMEPKYAASSQRVDELEEALKKKDDEMKQMEERYKKYLEKAKSVIRTLDPKQNQGSGPEVQALKNQLQEKERMLHSLEKEMDKTKSQRDYEEKLIVSAWYNMGMTFQKKAAEDRLANTGSSQSFLARQRQATSSRRSYPGHVQPATASNIPA; this is encoded by the exons ATGTCTACATCTGGGTCTTTGGATCGATTGGAACTATGTGAAAGCCTTCTGACATGG gtTCAAACATTCGGTGTTGAGGCTCAATGCAAGACTGTAGAGGACATGACGAGTGGTGTCGTCATGGCTCAGGTGCTACAGAAAAT AGacgaagtgtatttcaatgatTCATGGATTAGTCGAATCAAGCCAGATGTGGGGGACAACTGGAGGTTAAAG GTCAGCAATCTAAAGAAAATTCTCAAAGGTGTCCTAGATTATAACCAGGAG ATTCTCGGCCAACATATAAACGACTTTACGCTACCTGACATCAGTCTCATCGGAGAACACTCTGACCCTGCAGAACTTGGGAGGATGCTTCAACTCATTTTAGGCTGCGCTGTCAACTGTGAACAGAAGCAAG AATATATACAAACCATTATGATGATGGAGGAATCAGTCCAGCATGTCGTCATGACAGCCATCCAAGAG CTGATGAGTAAAGAGACTCCAGTGACAGGAGGGAATGACTCCTATGTGGATCTAGACAGACAG TTGAAAAAGTCTGTTGAGGAGCTGAATGAAGCTTTGGCTACAAAGGAGGAGATCTCCCAGAGGTGTCGTGAGCTTGATATGCAG GCCCTCCATGTCCAAGAGGAGCGCGATAGACTGAGGTTAGAGTTTAATGAGCTAGAAGAGAGG GTCGCAGCCTTGCAGGAGGAAAAGAGCAGTTTGCTAGCAGAAAACCAGGTTTTAATGGAGAGACTCAACCAGTCGGACTCCATTGAGGATATAAACAGCCCGGCTGGCCGCAGACACCTCCAGCTACAGACACAACTGGAGCAGCTCCAGGAAGAAACATTCAG GTTGGAAGCATCAAAAGACGACTACCGGATCCGTTGTGAGGAGCTTGAAAAAGAACTCTTGGATGTAAGGTCACAGAATGAAGAGCTCACATCTCTGGCTGATGAAGCCCAGTCGCTCAAGGATGAGATGGATGTGCTCAG GCATTCATCAGACAAGGTGTCAAAGCTAGAGGGCACAGTAGAACACTACAAGAAGAAACTTGAGGACATGGGACTTCTCAGGAGACAG AGTAAACTTTTGGAAGAAAAGAACACAGTTTTAATGGAGACCAACATCAGTTTAGAAGAAGAGCTTCGAAAGGCTAATGCTACCAAGGGCCAGCTAGAGACATACAAGAGACAG GTGGTCGAGCTTCAGAACAGACTGTCGGAAGAATCAAAAAAGGCAGACAAGATGGAGTTTGAGTACAAACGCGTCAAAGAGAAAGTAGACTCtctacagaaagaaaaagat CGTATGCGAACGGAGAGAGACTCTTTGAAGGAGACTATtgaggagctacattgtgtccaAGCTCAAGAGGGACAGCTTACATCAG GTCTTCTCCCACTAACAAGCGCTGATGGCTCTGATTCGTTGGCGGCTGAGATCACGACGCCAGAGATTCG GGAGCATTTAATTCGCCTTCAGCATGAGAACAAAATGCTGAAGCTGGCTCAAGAGGGTTCGGATAACGAGAAAATTGCACTGCTACAGAGTCTGCTGGAAGACTCCAATAGAAGGAAAAGTGAACTGGAGACGGAAAACAG GTTAACCAACCAGCGCTTGATGGAGGAACAGAGTCAGATAGAAGAGCTACAGAAAAATCTGCAAGAACAAGGCTCTAAAGCAGATGAT TCCTCCATTATGAAGAAGAAATACAGGGAGCACAT GGATAAATTACAAAAGGTGAACAATGAGTTACTCAAGAAAAATGCCTTCATTGATGAGATGGAGCCCAAATATGCTGCCAGCT CTCAACGAGTGGATGAACTGGAGGAGGCTTTGAAAAAGAAGGATGACGAGATGAAACAGATGGAGGAGCGATATAAGAAATACCTCGAGAAAGCCAAGAGc GTGATTCGTACCCTGGATCCTAAGCAGAACCAAGGCTCGGGTCCGGAAGTTCAGGCGTTGAAGAACCAGCTGCAGGAGAAAGAACGGATGTTGCACTCGTTGGAG AAAGAGATGGATAAGACAAAGAGCCAGCGGGACTACGAGGAGAAACTGATTGTCTCGGCCTGGTACAATATG
- the hook3 gene encoding protein Hook homolog 3 isoform X4, giving the protein MSTSGSLDRLELCESLLTWVQTFGVEAQCKTVEDMTSGVVMAQVLQKIDEVYFNDSWISRIKPDVGDNWRLKVSNLKKILKGVLDYNQEILGQHINDFTLPDISLIGEHSDPAELGRMLQLILGCAVNCEQKQEYIQTIMMMEESVQHVVMTAIQELMSKETPVTGGNDSYVDLDRQLKKSVEELNEALATKEEISQRCRELDMQVAALQEEKSSLLAENQVLMERLNQSDSIEDINSPAGRRHLQLQTQLEQLQEETFRLEASKDDYRIRCEELEKELLDVRSQNEELTSLADEAQSLKDEMDVLRHSSDKVSKLEGTVEHYKKKLEDMGLLRRQSKLLEEKNTVLMETNISLEEELRKANATKGQLETYKRQVVELQNRLSEESKKADKMEFEYKRVKEKVDSLQKEKDRMRTERDSLKETIEELHCVQAQEGQLTSGLLPLTSADGSDSLAAEITTPEIREHLIRLQHENKMLKLAQEGSDNEKIALLQSLLEDSNRRKSELETENRLTNQRLMEEQSQIEELQKNLQEQGSKADDSSIMKKKYREHMDKLQKVNNELLKKNAFIDEMEPKYAASSQRVDELEEALKKKDDEMKQMEERYKKYLEKAKSVIRTLDPKQNQGSGPEVQALKNQLQEKERMLHSLEKEMDKTKSQRDYEEKLIVSAWYNMGMTFQKKAAEDRLANTGSSQSFLARQRQATSSRRSYPGHVQPATAR; this is encoded by the exons ATGTCTACATCTGGGTCTTTGGATCGATTGGAACTATGTGAAAGCCTTCTGACATGG gtTCAAACATTCGGTGTTGAGGCTCAATGCAAGACTGTAGAGGACATGACGAGTGGTGTCGTCATGGCTCAGGTGCTACAGAAAAT AGacgaagtgtatttcaatgatTCATGGATTAGTCGAATCAAGCCAGATGTGGGGGACAACTGGAGGTTAAAG GTCAGCAATCTAAAGAAAATTCTCAAAGGTGTCCTAGATTATAACCAGGAG ATTCTCGGCCAACATATAAACGACTTTACGCTACCTGACATCAGTCTCATCGGAGAACACTCTGACCCTGCAGAACTTGGGAGGATGCTTCAACTCATTTTAGGCTGCGCTGTCAACTGTGAACAGAAGCAAG AATATATACAAACCATTATGATGATGGAGGAATCAGTCCAGCATGTCGTCATGACAGCCATCCAAGAG CTGATGAGTAAAGAGACTCCAGTGACAGGAGGGAATGACTCCTATGTGGATCTAGACAGACAG TTGAAAAAGTCTGTTGAGGAGCTGAATGAAGCTTTGGCTACAAAGGAGGAGATCTCCCAGAGGTGTCGTGAGCTTGATATGCAG GTCGCAGCCTTGCAGGAGGAAAAGAGCAGTTTGCTAGCAGAAAACCAGGTTTTAATGGAGAGACTCAACCAGTCGGACTCCATTGAGGATATAAACAGCCCGGCTGGCCGCAGACACCTCCAGCTACAGACACAACTGGAGCAGCTCCAGGAAGAAACATTCAG GTTGGAAGCATCAAAAGACGACTACCGGATCCGTTGTGAGGAGCTTGAAAAAGAACTCTTGGATGTAAGGTCACAGAATGAAGAGCTCACATCTCTGGCTGATGAAGCCCAGTCGCTCAAGGATGAGATGGATGTGCTCAG GCATTCATCAGACAAGGTGTCAAAGCTAGAGGGCACAGTAGAACACTACAAGAAGAAACTTGAGGACATGGGACTTCTCAGGAGACAG AGTAAACTTTTGGAAGAAAAGAACACAGTTTTAATGGAGACCAACATCAGTTTAGAAGAAGAGCTTCGAAAGGCTAATGCTACCAAGGGCCAGCTAGAGACATACAAGAGACAG GTGGTCGAGCTTCAGAACAGACTGTCGGAAGAATCAAAAAAGGCAGACAAGATGGAGTTTGAGTACAAACGCGTCAAAGAGAAAGTAGACTCtctacagaaagaaaaagat CGTATGCGAACGGAGAGAGACTCTTTGAAGGAGACTATtgaggagctacattgtgtccaAGCTCAAGAGGGACAGCTTACATCAG GTCTTCTCCCACTAACAAGCGCTGATGGCTCTGATTCGTTGGCGGCTGAGATCACGACGCCAGAGATTCG GGAGCATTTAATTCGCCTTCAGCATGAGAACAAAATGCTGAAGCTGGCTCAAGAGGGTTCGGATAACGAGAAAATTGCACTGCTACAGAGTCTGCTGGAAGACTCCAATAGAAGGAAAAGTGAACTGGAGACGGAAAACAG GTTAACCAACCAGCGCTTGATGGAGGAACAGAGTCAGATAGAAGAGCTACAGAAAAATCTGCAAGAACAAGGCTCTAAAGCAGATGAT TCCTCCATTATGAAGAAGAAATACAGGGAGCACAT GGATAAATTACAAAAGGTGAACAATGAGTTACTCAAGAAAAATGCCTTCATTGATGAGATGGAGCCCAAATATGCTGCCAGCT CTCAACGAGTGGATGAACTGGAGGAGGCTTTGAAAAAGAAGGATGACGAGATGAAACAGATGGAGGAGCGATATAAGAAATACCTCGAGAAAGCCAAGAGc GTGATTCGTACCCTGGATCCTAAGCAGAACCAAGGCTCGGGTCCGGAAGTTCAGGCGTTGAAGAACCAGCTGCAGGAGAAAGAACGGATGTTGCACTCGTTGGAG AAAGAGATGGATAAGACAAAGAGCCAGCGGGACTACGAGGAGAAACTGATTGTCTCGGCCTGGTACAATATG
- the hook3 gene encoding protein Hook homolog 3 isoform X3, with translation MSTSGSLDRLELCESLLTWVQTFGVEAQCKTVEDMTSGVVMAQVLQKIDEVYFNDSWISRIKPDVGDNWRLKVSNLKKILKGVLDYNQEILGQHINDFTLPDISLIGEHSDPAELGRMLQLILGCAVNCEQKQEYIQTIMMMEESVQHVVMTAIQELMSKETPVTGGNDSYVDLDRQLKKSVEELNEALATKEEISQRCRELDMQVAALQEEKSSLLAENQVLMERLNQSDSIEDINSPAGRRHLQLQTQLEQLQEETFRLEASKDDYRIRCEELEKELLDVRSQNEELTSLADEAQSLKDEMDVLRHSSDKVSKLEGTVEHYKKKLEDMGLLRRQSKLLEEKNTVLMETNISLEEELRKANATKGQLETYKRQVVELQNRLSEESKKADKMEFEYKRVKEKVDSLQKEKDRMRTERDSLKETIEELHCVQAQEGQLTSGLLPLTSADGSDSLAAEITTPEIREHLIRLQHENKMLKLAQEGSDNEKIALLQSLLEDSNRRKSELETENRLTNQRLMEEQSQIEELQKNLQEQGSKADDSSIMKKKYREHMDKLQKVNNELLKKNAFIDEMEPKYAASSQRVDELEEALKKKDDEMKQMEERYKKYLEKAKSVIRTLDPKQNQGSGPEVQALKNQLQEKERMLHSLEKEMDKTKSQRDYEEKLIVSAWYNMGMTFQKKAAEDRLANTGSSQSFLARQRQATSSRRSYPGHVQPATASNIPA, from the exons ATGTCTACATCTGGGTCTTTGGATCGATTGGAACTATGTGAAAGCCTTCTGACATGG gtTCAAACATTCGGTGTTGAGGCTCAATGCAAGACTGTAGAGGACATGACGAGTGGTGTCGTCATGGCTCAGGTGCTACAGAAAAT AGacgaagtgtatttcaatgatTCATGGATTAGTCGAATCAAGCCAGATGTGGGGGACAACTGGAGGTTAAAG GTCAGCAATCTAAAGAAAATTCTCAAAGGTGTCCTAGATTATAACCAGGAG ATTCTCGGCCAACATATAAACGACTTTACGCTACCTGACATCAGTCTCATCGGAGAACACTCTGACCCTGCAGAACTTGGGAGGATGCTTCAACTCATTTTAGGCTGCGCTGTCAACTGTGAACAGAAGCAAG AATATATACAAACCATTATGATGATGGAGGAATCAGTCCAGCATGTCGTCATGACAGCCATCCAAGAG CTGATGAGTAAAGAGACTCCAGTGACAGGAGGGAATGACTCCTATGTGGATCTAGACAGACAG TTGAAAAAGTCTGTTGAGGAGCTGAATGAAGCTTTGGCTACAAAGGAGGAGATCTCCCAGAGGTGTCGTGAGCTTGATATGCAG GTCGCAGCCTTGCAGGAGGAAAAGAGCAGTTTGCTAGCAGAAAACCAGGTTTTAATGGAGAGACTCAACCAGTCGGACTCCATTGAGGATATAAACAGCCCGGCTGGCCGCAGACACCTCCAGCTACAGACACAACTGGAGCAGCTCCAGGAAGAAACATTCAG GTTGGAAGCATCAAAAGACGACTACCGGATCCGTTGTGAGGAGCTTGAAAAAGAACTCTTGGATGTAAGGTCACAGAATGAAGAGCTCACATCTCTGGCTGATGAAGCCCAGTCGCTCAAGGATGAGATGGATGTGCTCAG GCATTCATCAGACAAGGTGTCAAAGCTAGAGGGCACAGTAGAACACTACAAGAAGAAACTTGAGGACATGGGACTTCTCAGGAGACAG AGTAAACTTTTGGAAGAAAAGAACACAGTTTTAATGGAGACCAACATCAGTTTAGAAGAAGAGCTTCGAAAGGCTAATGCTACCAAGGGCCAGCTAGAGACATACAAGAGACAG GTGGTCGAGCTTCAGAACAGACTGTCGGAAGAATCAAAAAAGGCAGACAAGATGGAGTTTGAGTACAAACGCGTCAAAGAGAAAGTAGACTCtctacagaaagaaaaagat CGTATGCGAACGGAGAGAGACTCTTTGAAGGAGACTATtgaggagctacattgtgtccaAGCTCAAGAGGGACAGCTTACATCAG GTCTTCTCCCACTAACAAGCGCTGATGGCTCTGATTCGTTGGCGGCTGAGATCACGACGCCAGAGATTCG GGAGCATTTAATTCGCCTTCAGCATGAGAACAAAATGCTGAAGCTGGCTCAAGAGGGTTCGGATAACGAGAAAATTGCACTGCTACAGAGTCTGCTGGAAGACTCCAATAGAAGGAAAAGTGAACTGGAGACGGAAAACAG GTTAACCAACCAGCGCTTGATGGAGGAACAGAGTCAGATAGAAGAGCTACAGAAAAATCTGCAAGAACAAGGCTCTAAAGCAGATGAT TCCTCCATTATGAAGAAGAAATACAGGGAGCACAT GGATAAATTACAAAAGGTGAACAATGAGTTACTCAAGAAAAATGCCTTCATTGATGAGATGGAGCCCAAATATGCTGCCAGCT CTCAACGAGTGGATGAACTGGAGGAGGCTTTGAAAAAGAAGGATGACGAGATGAAACAGATGGAGGAGCGATATAAGAAATACCTCGAGAAAGCCAAGAGc GTGATTCGTACCCTGGATCCTAAGCAGAACCAAGGCTCGGGTCCGGAAGTTCAGGCGTTGAAGAACCAGCTGCAGGAGAAAGAACGGATGTTGCACTCGTTGGAG AAAGAGATGGATAAGACAAAGAGCCAGCGGGACTACGAGGAGAAACTGATTGTCTCGGCCTGGTACAATATG
- the hook3 gene encoding protein Hook homolog 3 isoform X5: MSTSGSLDRLELCESLLTWVQTFGVEAQCKTVEDMTSGVVMAQVLQKIDEVYFNDSWISRIKPDVGDNWRLKVSNLKKILKGVLDYNQEILGQHINDFTLPDISLIGEHSDPAELGRMLQLILGCAVNCEQKQEYIQTIMMMEESVQHVVMTAIQELMSKETPVTGGNDSYVDLDRQVAALQEEKSSLLAENQVLMERLNQSDSIEDINSPAGRRHLQLQTQLEQLQEETFRLEASKDDYRIRCEELEKELLDVRSQNEELTSLADEAQSLKDEMDVLRHSSDKVSKLEGTVEHYKKKLEDMGLLRRQSKLLEEKNTVLMETNISLEEELRKANATKGQLETYKRQVVELQNRLSEESKKADKMEFEYKRVKEKVDSLQKEKDRMRTERDSLKETIEELHCVQAQEGQLTSGLLPLTSADGSDSLAAEITTPEIREHLIRLQHENKMLKLAQEGSDNEKIALLQSLLEDSNRRKSELETENRLTNQRLMEEQSQIEELQKNLQEQGSKADDSSIMKKKYREHMDKLQKVNNELLKKNAFIDEMEPKYAASSQRVDELEEALKKKDDEMKQMEERYKKYLEKAKSVIRTLDPKQNQGSGPEVQALKNQLQEKERMLHSLEKEMDKTKSQRDYEEKLIVSAWYNMGMTFQKKAAEDRLANTGSSQSFLARQRQATSSRRSYPGHVQPATASNIPA; the protein is encoded by the exons ATGTCTACATCTGGGTCTTTGGATCGATTGGAACTATGTGAAAGCCTTCTGACATGG gtTCAAACATTCGGTGTTGAGGCTCAATGCAAGACTGTAGAGGACATGACGAGTGGTGTCGTCATGGCTCAGGTGCTACAGAAAAT AGacgaagtgtatttcaatgatTCATGGATTAGTCGAATCAAGCCAGATGTGGGGGACAACTGGAGGTTAAAG GTCAGCAATCTAAAGAAAATTCTCAAAGGTGTCCTAGATTATAACCAGGAG ATTCTCGGCCAACATATAAACGACTTTACGCTACCTGACATCAGTCTCATCGGAGAACACTCTGACCCTGCAGAACTTGGGAGGATGCTTCAACTCATTTTAGGCTGCGCTGTCAACTGTGAACAGAAGCAAG AATATATACAAACCATTATGATGATGGAGGAATCAGTCCAGCATGTCGTCATGACAGCCATCCAAGAG CTGATGAGTAAAGAGACTCCAGTGACAGGAGGGAATGACTCCTATGTGGATCTAGACAGACAG GTCGCAGCCTTGCAGGAGGAAAAGAGCAGTTTGCTAGCAGAAAACCAGGTTTTAATGGAGAGACTCAACCAGTCGGACTCCATTGAGGATATAAACAGCCCGGCTGGCCGCAGACACCTCCAGCTACAGACACAACTGGAGCAGCTCCAGGAAGAAACATTCAG GTTGGAAGCATCAAAAGACGACTACCGGATCCGTTGTGAGGAGCTTGAAAAAGAACTCTTGGATGTAAGGTCACAGAATGAAGAGCTCACATCTCTGGCTGATGAAGCCCAGTCGCTCAAGGATGAGATGGATGTGCTCAG GCATTCATCAGACAAGGTGTCAAAGCTAGAGGGCACAGTAGAACACTACAAGAAGAAACTTGAGGACATGGGACTTCTCAGGAGACAG AGTAAACTTTTGGAAGAAAAGAACACAGTTTTAATGGAGACCAACATCAGTTTAGAAGAAGAGCTTCGAAAGGCTAATGCTACCAAGGGCCAGCTAGAGACATACAAGAGACAG GTGGTCGAGCTTCAGAACAGACTGTCGGAAGAATCAAAAAAGGCAGACAAGATGGAGTTTGAGTACAAACGCGTCAAAGAGAAAGTAGACTCtctacagaaagaaaaagat CGTATGCGAACGGAGAGAGACTCTTTGAAGGAGACTATtgaggagctacattgtgtccaAGCTCAAGAGGGACAGCTTACATCAG GTCTTCTCCCACTAACAAGCGCTGATGGCTCTGATTCGTTGGCGGCTGAGATCACGACGCCAGAGATTCG GGAGCATTTAATTCGCCTTCAGCATGAGAACAAAATGCTGAAGCTGGCTCAAGAGGGTTCGGATAACGAGAAAATTGCACTGCTACAGAGTCTGCTGGAAGACTCCAATAGAAGGAAAAGTGAACTGGAGACGGAAAACAG GTTAACCAACCAGCGCTTGATGGAGGAACAGAGTCAGATAGAAGAGCTACAGAAAAATCTGCAAGAACAAGGCTCTAAAGCAGATGAT TCCTCCATTATGAAGAAGAAATACAGGGAGCACAT GGATAAATTACAAAAGGTGAACAATGAGTTACTCAAGAAAAATGCCTTCATTGATGAGATGGAGCCCAAATATGCTGCCAGCT CTCAACGAGTGGATGAACTGGAGGAGGCTTTGAAAAAGAAGGATGACGAGATGAAACAGATGGAGGAGCGATATAAGAAATACCTCGAGAAAGCCAAGAGc GTGATTCGTACCCTGGATCCTAAGCAGAACCAAGGCTCGGGTCCGGAAGTTCAGGCGTTGAAGAACCAGCTGCAGGAGAAAGAACGGATGTTGCACTCGTTGGAG AAAGAGATGGATAAGACAAAGAGCCAGCGGGACTACGAGGAGAAACTGATTGTCTCGGCCTGGTACAATATG